One Phaseolus vulgaris cultivar G19833 chromosome 2, P. vulgaris v2.0, whole genome shotgun sequence DNA window includes the following coding sequences:
- the LOC137812703 gene encoding uncharacterized protein, translating into MSMGYNMNWDFIWVLLLTLCCCSLVHSLGNTPASESLSSLVQDFAFRSLVKHRPQTGALYDALLPRNLSGMDISVVRLRSRRLWNKGANFSYFRIPPRTVSIPHVKRLAIVYQNLGNWSTLYYNLPGYSLISSVVGFVVFDASNVTDTTERNLTLNTMGQPIYIQFPNITFMGRGHINSRVRCVAFNANGSFQLTEMSSPGVCYSRDQGHFSVVLPLEKKRGRWYLWVIGFVVGFFGFIIVGYAGFSSVRLLKTKRILAMEKQANDDQVLESRWVGNSKMPSAAVTRTQPVLESGVL; encoded by the exons A TGTCCATGGGATACAATATGAACTGGGATTTCATCTGGGTGCTGCTTCTCACGTTGTGTTGCTGCTCCTTGGTGCACAGCTTGGGCAACACTCCTGCAAGTGAATCATTGAGTTCCTTGGTTCAAGATTTTGCTTTCAGGTCACTGGTCAAGCACAGGCCTCAAACCGGTGCTCTGTATGATGCTCTTCTTCCAAGGAACCTGTCTGGTATGGATATTTCAGTAGTACGTCTTAGAAGCAGAAGGCTCTGGAACAAAGGTGCCAACTTTAGCTACTTTCGGATCCCACCAAGAACTGTGTCCATTCCCCACGTCAAGAGGTTGGCTATTGTGTACCAAAACTTGGGCAACTGGTCAACCCTCTACTACAATTTGCCAGGTTACTCACTCATCTCTTCTGTTGTTGGCTTCGTGGTTTTCGATGCCTCAAATGTAACGGACACAACTGAAAGAAACCTCACTCTCAACACAATGGGACAACCTATCTATATTCAATTTCCTAACATTACATTTATGGGTAGGGGTCACATCAACTCAAGGGTGAGATGTGTAGCTTTCAATGCCAATGGTTCATTTCAACTTACTGAGATGAGTTCCCCTGGAGTGTGTTACTCAAGAGACCAGGGTCACTTCTCGGTAGTGCTCCCATTGGAGAAGAAGAGGGGAAGATGGTATCTGTGGGTGATTGGCTTTGTGGTTGGATTCTTTGGTTTTATTATAGTTGGCTATGCGGGATTTTCTTCTGTGAGACTTCTCAAGACAAAGAGGATTCTAGCCATGGAAAAACAAGCCAATGATGATCAGGTTCTTGAAAGTAGATGGGTTGGCAATAGTAAAATGCCCTCAGCAGCGGTGACAAGAACTCAGCCAGTTCTTGAGAGCGGCGTTCTCTAG